A region from the Sandaracinus amylolyticus genome encodes:
- a CDS encoding thioredoxin family protein: MTKHLISVDDLGFDVDVLGSELPVLVEATSRWCGPCRAQHVILERIAAQLAGRVRVVLLDIEQAPVTTVRLGIRGTPTIMLFAGGREIARQTGLTPETIVRRMIEPALAA; encoded by the coding sequence ATGACCAAGCATCTGATCTCGGTGGACGATCTCGGTTTCGACGTCGACGTGCTCGGGAGCGAGCTGCCCGTGCTCGTGGAAGCAACCTCGCGCTGGTGTGGGCCGTGCCGCGCGCAGCACGTGATCCTCGAGCGCATCGCGGCGCAGCTCGCGGGGCGCGTGCGCGTGGTGCTGCTCGACATCGAGCAGGCGCCGGTGACGACGGTGCGCCTCGGCATCCGCGGCACGCCGACGATCATGCTCTTCGCGGGCGGTCGCGAGATCGCGCGTCAGACCGGGCTGACGCCCGAGACGATCGTGCGACGGATGATCGAGCCCGCGCTCGCGGCGTGA
- a CDS encoding RNA polymerase sigma factor, which translates to MDPVIDSLVRTHRRTLVAIARREGLGPEEALECVQDALCTFLSLPHPPHDHALAAICVMVRNAARNVRRRHHRLRIHDPIADELAAPCADAESLVSRAEDVARLRSCVAALRGPQREVVLLRLLEERSGEDVAAELGLARGHVDVLVHRAKRSLRACMNDR; encoded by the coding sequence ATGGACCCGGTGATCGACAGCCTCGTGCGCACCCATCGACGCACGCTCGTCGCGATCGCGCGGCGCGAAGGGCTCGGCCCCGAGGAGGCGCTCGAGTGCGTGCAGGACGCGCTCTGCACGTTCTTGTCGCTGCCGCATCCGCCGCACGATCACGCGCTCGCCGCGATCTGCGTGATGGTGCGCAACGCCGCGCGGAACGTGCGTCGCCGACACCATCGACTGCGCATCCACGACCCGATCGCCGACGAGCTCGCCGCACCGTGCGCCGACGCGGAGTCGCTCGTCTCGCGCGCGGAGGACGTCGCGCGCCTGCGCAGCTGCGTCGCCGCGCTGCGCGGACCGCAGCGCGAGGTCGTGCTGCTGCGCTTGCTCGAAGAGCGATCCGGCGAGGACGTCGCGGCCGAGCTCGGTCTCGCGCGCGGCCACGTCGACGTGCTGGTGCACCGCGCGAAGCGCTCGCTCCGCGCCTGCATGAACGACCGCTGA